One genomic region from Chelonia mydas isolate rCheMyd1 chromosome 25, rCheMyd1.pri.v2, whole genome shotgun sequence encodes:
- the RPL36 gene encoding 60S ribosomal protein L36 yields MAIRYPMAVGLNKGHKVTKNVSKPRQCRRRGRLTKHTKFVRDMIREVCGFAPYEKRAMELLKVSKDKRALKFIKKRVGTHIRAKRKREELSNVLAAMRKAAAKKD; encoded by the exons ATGGCGATCCGCTACCCCATGGCTGTCGGCCTCAATAAGGGCCACAAGGTGACGAAGAACGTGTCGAAGCCCCGGCAGTGCCGCCGCAGAGGG CGCCTGACCAAACACACTAAGTTTGTACGAGACATGATCAGAGAGGTCTGTGGCTTTGCCCCCTATGAGAAACGTGCTATGGAATTGCTGAAAGTTTCCAAGGACAAGCGGGCTCTGAAGTTCATAAAGAAAAGG GTTGGTACTCACATTCGGGCCAAGCGAAAACGTGAGGAGCTCAGCAATGTTCTGGCAGCTATGAGGAAGGCTGCTGCCAAGAAGGATTAA